A genome region from Streptomyces xanthophaeus includes the following:
- a CDS encoding helix-turn-helix transcriptional regulator, with protein MVLRNSNRIPVEVHASDPLSLDGAVSQLRRHSEVELFEEGASRPGTVAVLLADVLDEPTMSRLRRLTRADGIRAVLVTSLIREAELLQVIEYGVGAIVWRREATGHRLLQAVLAASRGDGDLPSDLLGRLMAQVGTLQRGTTSVSGATVSGLAPREIDVLRLVAEGLDTAEIAGKLSYSERTVKNVMHGLTTRLQLRNRAHAVAYALREGYI; from the coding sequence ATGGTTCTTCGAAACTCGAACAGAATTCCGGTAGAGGTTCACGCGTCGGACCCGCTGTCCCTGGACGGAGCGGTCAGCCAACTGCGCCGCCACTCCGAGGTGGAGCTCTTCGAGGAGGGCGCGAGCCGGCCGGGCACGGTCGCGGTCCTGCTCGCGGACGTGCTGGACGAACCCACGATGTCGCGGCTGAGGCGGCTGACGCGCGCGGACGGCATCAGGGCGGTCCTCGTCACGAGCCTCATCCGCGAGGCGGAGCTGCTCCAGGTGATCGAGTACGGGGTCGGCGCGATCGTCTGGCGGCGCGAGGCCACCGGACACCGCCTTCTCCAAGCGGTCCTCGCGGCCTCCCGGGGCGACGGGGACCTGCCGTCGGACCTGCTGGGACGGCTGATGGCCCAGGTCGGTACGCTGCAGCGCGGCACGACCAGCGTGTCGGGAGCCACGGTGTCCGGCCTCGCACCGCGTGAGATCGATGTGCTCCGACTGGTAGCCGAAGGGCTGGATACCGCGGAGATCGCCGGCAAACTCTCGTACTCCGAACGCACGGTCAAGAACGTCATGCACGGCCTGACGACCCGCCTGCAGCTCCGTAACCGGGCCCATGCCGTGGCCTACGCCTTGCGCGAAGGCTACATCTGA
- a CDS encoding ATP-binding protein: MNDPSPLLERLAQLRARVALLVDRRSATDPTATDPMRGMYLTGEAVQHLLFGRTETEGLTPSGPDEWQGPGEPGAAEQPETEDAAESDETWPSEDDRLHWLAHWLRLSPLDTQILLIALAPDLDRSFEALYGYLNDDVTRRRATVALALDLCGVPTHSAAGRSRFHPAARLLARGLIEVDDPERPFLSRSLRVPDRVVAHLLGDDTPDPALQGTVRPLSYRPGAADEENAAATGTPDGGDGDPLTRRLAGHLAARPLTAYLREHRDGDGLACATAALGAAGIPALHFAPAGRPEEHRPEEHAPEHRPAGERLPYRELLREARLTGRAIVVTSLPEKPGELIRALTVADVPVLFADPRPYDPQWCDSGRDPIVLDAPRQRAGDLDAWRAALGPPEPAFDLAPVVAAYRLGPVGIDRASRAARDLAAFDGTELSAAHLRFAARQQSASGLERHARRIRPDVGWNDLVLPEGPLAQLRELVLRARHRDRVLGDWRLSTGGGRGRGVVGLFAGDSGTGKTLSAEVVAGELGLDLYVVQLPSVVDKYVGETEKNLERIFTEADRTDTVLLFDEADAVFGKRSEVSSSNDRHANMESAYLLQRLESFDGIALLTTNLRSNIDDAFTRRLDLVVDFPFPDEEQRLALWRHSLAHVPCAEDIDPAFCARDFELAGGSIRSAVVTAAYAAAGRGDGVSTADLLAGARREYRKAGRLVLDDASW, translated from the coding sequence GTGAACGACCCCTCCCCCCTGCTCGAACGGCTCGCGCAACTGCGCGCGCGGGTGGCCCTCCTCGTCGATCGCCGCAGCGCCACGGACCCGACGGCCACCGACCCGATGCGCGGGATGTACCTGACGGGGGAGGCGGTACAGCACCTGCTGTTCGGGCGGACAGAAACGGAAGGCCTGACTCCGTCCGGCCCGGACGAGTGGCAGGGGCCCGGCGAACCCGGCGCGGCAGAGCAGCCGGAAACCGAGGACGCGGCGGAGTCGGACGAGACCTGGCCGTCCGAGGACGACCGCCTCCACTGGCTCGCCCACTGGCTGCGCCTCAGCCCCCTCGACACCCAGATCCTGCTGATCGCGCTGGCGCCCGACCTGGACCGCTCCTTCGAGGCGCTGTACGGCTACCTCAATGACGACGTGACCCGTCGCCGGGCGACCGTGGCGCTCGCGCTCGACCTGTGCGGGGTGCCCACGCACTCCGCCGCCGGACGCTCCCGGTTCCATCCGGCCGCACGGCTGCTCGCGCGCGGGCTGATCGAGGTGGACGACCCCGAACGCCCCTTCCTCAGCCGCTCCTTGCGCGTTCCCGACCGGGTCGTGGCACATCTGCTCGGTGACGACACCCCGGACCCGGCGCTGCAGGGCACCGTACGTCCGCTTTCGTACCGGCCCGGTGCAGCGGACGAGGAGAACGCGGCGGCCACCGGCACGCCGGACGGCGGCGACGGCGACCCGCTGACCCGGAGACTGGCCGGGCACCTCGCGGCGCGCCCGCTCACCGCCTACCTGCGCGAGCACCGCGACGGCGACGGCCTCGCCTGCGCCACCGCCGCCCTGGGCGCGGCGGGCATCCCGGCCCTGCACTTCGCGCCGGCAGGACGCCCCGAGGAGCACCGCCCCGAGGAGCACGCGCCCGAGCACCGTCCGGCCGGGGAACGCCTCCCGTACCGGGAACTGCTGCGCGAGGCACGGCTGACGGGACGCGCGATCGTGGTGACCTCGCTGCCCGAGAAGCCCGGGGAACTGATCCGGGCGCTCACCGTGGCGGACGTCCCGGTCCTGTTCGCGGACCCGCGCCCGTACGACCCGCAGTGGTGCGACAGCGGACGTGACCCGATCGTGCTGGACGCGCCGCGGCAGCGGGCCGGCGATCTCGACGCCTGGCGGGCGGCGCTCGGCCCCCCGGAGCCGGCGTTCGACCTGGCGCCGGTCGTCGCCGCGTACCGGCTCGGGCCCGTCGGGATCGACCGCGCGTCCCGCGCGGCGCGCGACCTCGCTGCGTTCGACGGTACGGAACTGTCCGCCGCGCACCTGCGGTTCGCGGCGCGGCAGCAGTCCGCGTCGGGCCTCGAGAGGCACGCCCGCCGCATCCGGCCTGACGTCGGCTGGAACGACCTGGTCCTGCCCGAAGGCCCGCTGGCGCAGCTGCGGGAGCTGGTCCTTCGGGCCCGACACCGCGACCGGGTGCTCGGCGACTGGCGGCTGAGCACGGGCGGCGGGCGCGGGCGGGGCGTGGTGGGGCTGTTCGCGGGCGACTCCGGGACCGGGAAGACGCTCTCCGCCGAAGTCGTCGCGGGGGAACTGGGCCTGGACCTCTACGTCGTACAGCTACCGTCCGTCGTGGACAAGTACGTCGGCGAGACGGAGAAGAACCTGGAGCGGATCTTCACCGAGGCCGACCGTACGGACACGGTGCTGCTCTTCGACGAGGCGGACGCGGTCTTCGGCAAGCGCTCCGAGGTCAGCAGCTCCAACGACCGCCACGCGAACATGGAGAGCGCCTACCTCCTGCAGCGTCTGGAGTCGTTCGACGGAATCGCCCTGCTGACCACCAACCTGCGCTCCAACATCGACGACGCCTTCACCCGCCGGCTGGACCTGGTGGTCGACTTCCCCTTCCCGGACGAGGAGCAGCGTCTGGCGCTGTGGCGGCACAGCCTCGCCCACGTCCCCTGCGCCGAGGACATCGATCCGGCCTTCTGCGCACGGGACTTCGAGCTGGCGGGCGGCTCGATCCGCAGCGCGGTCGTCACGGCCGCGTACGCGGCGGCGGGCCGGGGCGACGGTGTATCGACGGCGGATCTCCTGGCCGGCGCCCGGCGCGAGTACCGCAAGGCGGGCCGGCTCGTCCTGGACGACGCCTCCTGGTAG
- a CDS encoding DUF4255 domain-containing protein, translating into MIHEVDDILRGLLIRGSFAGSEVEVAFDAPTRDWAARRNAPTVDAYLYDIREDTKRRQRGRIGLRDEQGITVKEHQPPRWFRLSYLVTAWTKRPQDEHRMLSAVLHTLLPKEILPPEDLTGTLAELGLSVPLTVAGLHTEARSLADIWSALGGELKPSLDVVITAPFLASPDYRVGPPVTEGLGVRVRGTDGGSDDGPTRQHSAKSVAAAKEDFVRRNSRTGSVQEQQK; encoded by the coding sequence GTGATTCACGAGGTGGACGACATCCTGAGAGGGCTGCTCATCCGCGGCTCCTTCGCGGGGTCCGAAGTCGAAGTCGCCTTCGACGCCCCGACGCGCGACTGGGCGGCCCGACGCAACGCGCCGACCGTCGACGCGTATCTCTACGACATCCGCGAGGACACCAAGCGGCGCCAGCGCGGCAGGATCGGGCTCCGCGACGAGCAGGGGATCACCGTCAAGGAGCACCAGCCGCCGCGCTGGTTCCGGCTCTCGTACCTCGTCACGGCCTGGACCAAGCGTCCGCAGGACGAGCACCGGATGCTCTCCGCGGTACTGCACACGCTGCTGCCCAAGGAGATCCTGCCGCCGGAGGACCTGACGGGCACCCTCGCCGAACTCGGCCTCTCCGTCCCGTTGACCGTCGCGGGGCTGCACACCGAGGCGCGCTCGCTCGCGGACATCTGGTCCGCGCTGGGCGGTGAACTCAAGCCCTCGCTCGACGTGGTGATCACCGCACCCTTCCTGGCATCCCCCGACTACCGCGTCGGGCCGCCGGTCACGGAGGGGCTCGGCGTCCGGGTCCGGGGCACGGACGGCGGGTCCGACGACGGTCCCACGCGCCAGCACAGCGCGAAGAGCGTGGCCGCCGCCAAGGAGGACTTCGTGCGGAGGAACAGCAGGACGGGATCGGTTCAGGAGCAGCAGAAGTGA
- a CDS encoding LuxR C-terminal-related transcriptional regulator produces MAYHETDHEIGVTVGSIRPRRHPLDPATPSIPGPGSAGLLERDGALELLAAETDRALNGSGRLVLFRAPTGTGRSALLEVAAEQGAKLGMQVLRAHASADCPGAPLALVQRLLDAEPDPGDLHGAPQTLKLSSHSSRLWRLLCEHAAASPLLITVDDVHLADQASRNWLTEAARRLTGMPVLMVVTERGQYDITPPRAGLAYSLPPDTVRMHALTPLSRSAAAELVRGALGPDTSDAWLDGCVRAGAGNPLLLRSLLDDLRAVFPYGAWDSSGPEPRLPERCAELYPGAFVAAVSWWLKSTGHESTLVARALAELEGSTPEQCDEGVQEDSEQGVGGRGFPDGAGTSDLCPGAAGHGEPDPGRGFVDFLAELTGADPDRVAGWIAAMIRLGLLRRAPGTGVPRFAHPLLRGAVLDGWPRSHRQSLHHRAAELRRRRGDGAEAVAGHLLRTSPAGAAGGAEPPGAAGGEAPVDRALLDAAAEASRAGRTDAAALYLRRALDEPLPRERRSAVLTELGELEFTTQRTGGIPRLAEALRLQEQTRGRVLAAVNLGNALANQGRPHAALDVLRDLGPLDAEPVLARTVQTASAFFSDHDPDIRRAVHTRLRERAEQSPDWISPALRALLIRYRAAAGALSAASAVEEIRQLLAAPEDPLLVPYLLATAAAVTQWADASDDAERLVRAGLTEHWLTPLHPVHRSLLDSRADTAAARGQYQWLLEETADKLRTPADAARTGVSNLLAHRVIALAERGRAAEAERLIADIDVEEANDSGELNRFLYARGVLRASVGDPAGALADFRECGRRQLGRDVESLVNTPWRSAAAECLLLLGETPQALALAEEDSRYAAAWGTPRVRGRALRVLGAATGGRRGLELTAEAVGILRGTSFDIELIPALVTHGLQLTAAGQPRRARPLLREAAAAAERLGAIRLSASAERALRVSGSRRRNTSLTGPGSLTAGERRIAALAADGRTNAEISELLHLALRTVETHLTSTYRKLGIRRRVDLRAVLSSDAEGPV; encoded by the coding sequence GTGGCTTACCACGAGACCGACCACGAGATCGGCGTGACAGTGGGATCGATCCGGCCACGACGTCACCCACTCGATCCGGCCACACCGTCGATCCCTGGTCCCGGCTCCGCCGGGCTCCTGGAACGCGACGGCGCGCTGGAGCTGCTGGCGGCGGAGACCGATCGAGCTTTGAACGGATCGGGTCGACTGGTCCTGTTCCGCGCGCCCACCGGCACGGGCCGCAGCGCACTGCTGGAGGTCGCCGCCGAACAGGGCGCGAAGCTCGGCATGCAGGTCCTGCGGGCCCATGCCTCGGCCGACTGCCCCGGCGCCCCCCTCGCCCTGGTGCAGCGGCTTCTCGACGCGGAGCCCGACCCCGGCGACCTCCATGGTGCCCCGCAGACTCTGAAGCTCTCGAGCCACTCGTCCCGCCTGTGGCGATTATTGTGCGAGCACGCGGCCGCGTCCCCCCTGCTGATCACCGTGGATGACGTGCACCTCGCCGACCAGGCCTCCCGGAACTGGCTGACCGAGGCCGCCCGGCGGCTGACCGGAATGCCGGTCCTCATGGTGGTCACCGAACGAGGGCAGTACGACATCACCCCGCCCCGAGCGGGCCTCGCGTACTCCTTGCCCCCCGACACCGTGCGGATGCACGCGCTCACGCCGCTGAGCCGCTCCGCCGCCGCGGAACTGGTCCGCGGAGCCCTGGGCCCGGACACCAGCGACGCCTGGCTGGACGGCTGCGTACGGGCCGGCGCCGGCAATCCGCTGCTGCTGCGCTCGCTGCTCGACGACCTGAGGGCGGTCTTCCCGTACGGCGCGTGGGACAGCAGCGGCCCGGAGCCGCGGCTTCCCGAAAGGTGCGCCGAGCTGTACCCGGGGGCGTTCGTCGCGGCTGTCTCGTGGTGGCTGAAGAGCACGGGTCACGAAAGCACCCTGGTGGCCCGCGCGCTGGCAGAACTGGAGGGTTCGACTCCGGAACAGTGCGACGAGGGAGTGCAGGAGGACAGCGAACAGGGAGTCGGGGGACGCGGGTTCCCCGACGGGGCTGGAACGTCCGACCTCTGCCCGGGGGCCGCCGGCCACGGCGAGCCCGACCCGGGCCGCGGCTTCGTCGACTTCCTCGCCGAGCTCACCGGGGCCGATCCTGACCGCGTCGCGGGCTGGATCGCCGCGATGATCCGGCTCGGGCTGCTGCGCCGCGCCCCCGGCACCGGCGTCCCGCGCTTCGCGCATCCGCTGCTGCGCGGAGCCGTCCTCGACGGCTGGCCCCGCTCGCACCGGCAGTCTCTGCACCACCGCGCCGCCGAGCTGCGCCGACGCCGGGGCGACGGGGCCGAAGCAGTGGCCGGGCATCTGCTGCGCACCTCCCCCGCCGGCGCGGCCGGAGGGGCAGAGCCGCCCGGTGCGGCCGGAGGTGAGGCGCCCGTCGACAGAGCCCTCCTGGACGCGGCGGCCGAAGCGTCCAGGGCCGGCAGGACCGACGCCGCCGCGCTCTATCTGCGCCGCGCGCTGGACGAACCGCTGCCGCGCGAGCGACGGTCCGCGGTACTCACCGAACTCGGCGAACTGGAGTTCACCACCCAGCGGACGGGCGGGATACCCCGGCTCGCCGAAGCGCTGCGACTGCAGGAGCAGACCAGGGGGCGGGTGCTGGCCGCCGTCAACCTGGGCAACGCCCTGGCCAACCAGGGCAGGCCGCACGCCGCGCTCGACGTCCTGCGCGATCTGGGTCCGCTGGACGCGGAACCCGTCCTCGCCCGTACCGTCCAGACGGCATCGGCGTTCTTCTCCGACCACGATCCGGACATCCGCAGGGCCGTCCACACCCGGCTCCGCGAGCGCGCCGAGCAGTCCCCCGACTGGATCAGCCCGGCCCTGCGCGCTCTGCTGATCCGCTACAGGGCGGCGGCCGGAGCGCTGTCCGCGGCGTCGGCCGTGGAAGAGATCCGGCAACTGCTGGCCGCCCCGGAGGATCCCCTGCTGGTGCCGTACTTACTGGCCACGGCCGCCGCCGTGACTCAGTGGGCCGACGCCTCGGACGACGCCGAACGGCTCGTCAGGGCCGGGCTGACCGAGCACTGGCTGACGCCGCTGCACCCCGTCCACCGCTCCCTGCTCGACTCGCGGGCGGACACCGCCGCCGCACGCGGCCAGTACCAGTGGCTGCTGGAGGAGACCGCCGACAAGCTGCGGACACCGGCCGACGCGGCTCGTACCGGTGTGAGCAACCTCCTGGCCCATCGCGTCATCGCACTCGCCGAGCGCGGCCGCGCCGCCGAGGCCGAGCGACTCATCGCCGACATCGATGTCGAGGAAGCGAACGACAGTGGGGAGCTGAACCGGTTCCTCTATGCGCGCGGCGTTCTGCGTGCGTCCGTAGGCGATCCGGCGGGCGCACTCGCCGACTTCCGGGAGTGCGGCAGGCGCCAACTCGGCCGCGACGTGGAGAGCCTCGTCAACACACCGTGGCGCTCGGCCGCCGCCGAATGCCTTCTCCTCCTGGGGGAAACCCCCCAGGCGCTCGCGCTCGCCGAGGAAGACAGCCGGTACGCCGCCGCGTGGGGCACTCCCCGGGTCCGGGGCCGCGCGCTGCGCGTCCTGGGCGCGGCCACCGGCGGCCGACGTGGTCTCGAACTCACCGCCGAGGCCGTCGGCATCCTGCGCGGCACCTCGTTCGACATCGAGTTGATCCCCGCGCTCGTCACCCACGGCCTCCAGCTCACGGCCGCGGGGCAGCCCCGCCGGGCCCGCCCGTTGCTCAGGGAGGCCGCGGCGGCGGCCGAACGGCTCGGCGCGATCCGGCTGTCGGCCAGCGCGGAACGGGCCCTGCGCGTCAGCGGCTCCCGCCGCCGGAACACCTCGCTCACCGGCCCGGGTTCGCTGACCGCCGGTGAACGCCGGATCGCAGCACTGGCCGCCGACGGCCGTACGAACGCCGAGATCTCCGAGCTTCTGCACCTGGCGCTGCGTACCGTGGAAACCCATCTGACCAGCACGTACCGCAAGCTCGGCATACGGCGGCGGGTGGACCTGCGCGCCGTGCTGAGCAGCGATGCGGAAGGCCCCGTGTGA